The Klebsiella sp. RHBSTW-00484 genome includes a window with the following:
- a CDS encoding TetR/AcrR family transcriptional regulator, with the protein MSKDSETYHKLIVAAAACFAEKGFNTTSVREIAQRAGISLGAMYTYFKGKDELIEAIIFEEQKSALAKHQEQFHGSCFEQICSLATSCIEEVGYPSSHQLWVEIIAESARKEHLRAAFSASDKVMREGVADIIRKGVAAGEFSPLVDAEEATMTIFALIDGFIGRKAINPAFNVKTDVRNFTVIMASILQKLP; encoded by the coding sequence ATGTCAAAAGATTCAGAAACGTACCATAAACTGATCGTCGCGGCGGCGGCCTGCTTTGCTGAAAAGGGCTTTAACACCACCAGCGTGCGGGAGATTGCTCAGCGTGCAGGGATTAGCCTCGGGGCGATGTATACCTATTTCAAAGGCAAAGATGAGCTGATTGAAGCGATCATCTTTGAAGAGCAGAAATCAGCGCTGGCAAAGCATCAGGAGCAGTTTCACGGCTCCTGCTTTGAGCAGATTTGCAGTCTCGCGACCTCGTGCATAGAGGAAGTGGGCTATCCGTCATCTCATCAACTGTGGGTGGAGATCATTGCGGAGTCGGCCAGAAAGGAGCATCTGCGCGCGGCTTTTTCTGCCAGCGACAAGGTTATGCGCGAGGGCGTGGCCGACATTATCCGCAAAGGCGTCGCAGCTGGAGAGTTTAGTCCACTTGTTGACGCGGAAGAGGCCACAATGACCATTTTCGCGCTTATTGATGGCTTCATTGGCCGCAAAGCGATAAACCCTGCGTTTAACGTTAAAACAGATGTGCGGAATTTTACGGTGATCATGGCGAGTATTTTGCAAAAGTTGCCGTGA
- the katG gene encoding catalase/peroxidase HPI — protein MSTSNDPSNTPSAGKCPFHAETPTQSAGGGTGNRDWWPNQLRVDLLNQHSNRSNPLGENFNYREEFKKLDYSALKADIRAVLTDSQEWWPADWGSYIGLFIRMAWHGAGTYRTVDGRGGAGRGQQRFAPLNSWPDNVSLDKARRLLWPVKQKYGQKISWADLYMLAGNVALENSGFRTFGFGAGREDVWEPDLDVDWGNETEWLAHRHPESLNKQAIGATEMGLIYVNPEGPNASGDPLSAASAIRATFGNMAMDDEEIVALIAGGHTLGKTHGSAVTTHVGAEPEAAPIEAQGLGWANSYGSGAGADAITSGLEVVWTQTPTQWSNYFFENLYKYEWVQTRSPAGAIQFEAQDAPEIIPDPFNPDKKRKPTMLVTDLTLRFDPEFDKISRRFLNDPQAFNEAFARAWFKLIHRDMGPKSRYMGPEVPKEDLIWQDPLPAAIHAPTPADIATLKTAIAEAGLSVSELVSVAWASASTFRGGDKRGGANGARLALEPQKSWTVNTIASRVLPTLQAIQKASGKASLADIIVLAGVVGIEQAAAAAGVRVNVPFAPGRVDARQDQTDVEAMDLLQPLADGFRNYRRVEGGVSTETLLIDKAQQLTLTAPEMTVLVGGLRALGANFDGSQHGVFTDRVGVLSNDFFANLLSMGTVWKAVDEQSELFVGRDRKSGEEKYTATRVDLVFGSNSVLRALAEVYASSDAQQKFVTDFVAAWTKVMNLDRFDL, from the coding sequence ATGAGCACGTCAAACGATCCTTCGAACACCCCATCGGCAGGGAAATGCCCTTTCCACGCCGAAACGCCAACGCAGAGCGCCGGTGGTGGTACCGGCAACCGCGACTGGTGGCCAAACCAACTACGTGTGGACCTGCTAAATCAGCACTCCAATCGATCGAACCCGCTGGGTGAAAATTTTAACTACCGGGAAGAATTCAAAAAACTCGACTATTCAGCGCTGAAAGCCGATATCCGCGCCGTGTTGACCGACTCGCAGGAGTGGTGGCCAGCAGACTGGGGCAGCTATATTGGGTTGTTTATTCGTATGGCCTGGCACGGCGCCGGTACTTACCGTACCGTTGACGGACGCGGCGGCGCGGGCCGTGGTCAGCAGCGCTTTGCGCCGCTGAACTCCTGGCCAGATAACGTCAGCCTGGATAAAGCCCGTCGCCTGCTATGGCCGGTGAAACAGAAATATGGTCAGAAAATTTCCTGGGCCGACCTGTATATGCTCGCAGGCAACGTGGCGCTGGAAAACTCCGGTTTCCGTACCTTTGGTTTCGGTGCCGGTCGTGAAGATGTGTGGGAACCTGATCTGGATGTTGACTGGGGGAACGAAACCGAGTGGCTGGCGCATCGCCATCCGGAAAGCCTGAATAAGCAAGCCATTGGCGCCACCGAGATGGGTCTGATCTACGTTAACCCGGAAGGGCCTAACGCCAGCGGTGACCCGCTCTCCGCAGCCTCTGCGATTCGCGCCACCTTTGGCAATATGGCGATGGACGATGAAGAGATCGTCGCGCTGATCGCCGGGGGCCATACGCTGGGTAAAACGCACGGTTCCGCAGTGACCACCCACGTTGGCGCCGAGCCGGAAGCGGCACCAATCGAAGCACAGGGCCTAGGCTGGGCGAACAGCTACGGCAGCGGTGCGGGCGCGGATGCCATCACCTCCGGCCTGGAAGTGGTCTGGACGCAAACCCCGACCCAGTGGAGCAACTACTTCTTCGAAAACCTGTACAAATATGAGTGGGTACAGACCCGCAGCCCGGCTGGCGCAATTCAGTTTGAAGCGCAGGACGCTCCGGAGATTATTCCTGACCCGTTTAATCCGGATAAAAAACGTAAGCCGACGATGCTGGTCACCGACCTGACGCTGCGCTTCGACCCGGAATTCGATAAGATTTCCCGCCGTTTCCTTAACGATCCGCAGGCCTTTAACGAAGCCTTTGCCCGCGCGTGGTTCAAACTGATCCACCGCGATATGGGGCCGAAATCCCGTTACATGGGCCCGGAAGTACCGAAAGAAGACCTGATCTGGCAAGACCCGTTACCGGCAGCCATCCACGCTCCGACCCCTGCCGATATCGCCACGCTGAAAACCGCCATTGCCGAGGCAGGCCTGTCGGTCAGTGAACTGGTTTCCGTTGCCTGGGCATCAGCGTCCACCTTCCGTGGTGGCGATAAGCGCGGCGGTGCCAACGGCGCGCGTCTGGCGCTGGAGCCGCAGAAATCCTGGACAGTCAACACCATTGCCTCCCGCGTTCTGCCGACGCTACAAGCGATTCAGAAAGCGTCGGGCAAAGCGTCATTGGCCGATATCATCGTGCTGGCAGGCGTAGTTGGTATTGAGCAAGCCGCTGCCGCTGCGGGCGTACGGGTAAACGTACCGTTTGCGCCTGGCCGCGTTGATGCGCGTCAGGATCAGACCGATGTTGAAGCGATGGACCTGTTGCAACCATTGGCCGATGGCTTCCGTAACTATCGTCGCGTTGAAGGCGGTGTTTCAACAGAGACCTTGCTGATCGATAAAGCACAGCAGCTAACCCTGACGGCTCCGGAAATGACCGTTCTGGTCGGTGGTCTGCGTGCGCTGGGAGCGAACTTTGATGGCAGCCAGCACGGCGTGTTTACCGACCGTGTGGGCGTGTTGAGCAATGATTTCTTCGCCAATCTGCTCAGTATGGGCACCGTCTGGAAAGCCGTGGACGAGCAATCTGAGCTGTTTGTCGGTCGTGACCGTAAGAGCGGCGAAGAAAAATACACTGCGACCCGCGTTGATCTGGTATTTGGTTCCAACTCCGTGCTTCGTGCGCTGGCGGAAGTTTATGCCAGCAGCGATGCGCAGCAGAAATTTGTCACCGATTTCGTGGCAGCATGGACCAAAGTGATGAATCTGGATCGCTTCGATCTGTAA